A region from the Candidatus Electrothrix scaldis genome encodes:
- a CDS encoding glycosyltransferase produces the protein MQPCGIKKAQASLIVTLDGDGQNDPGDIEKLVALYNEKRKNNPCCLINGYRSQRKDSGWRCFSSLFANAIRRLLLRDATPDSGCGIKAYAKETFLDLPPFNHMHRFLPALVRQQGGNVVSVEVKHRPRKSGKSHYGTLDRLFAGVIDLLGVLWLSKRAFPSGLIEEEHHE, from the coding sequence GTGCAGCCTTGCGGCATTAAGAAGGCCCAAGCATCGTTGATCGTCACCCTGGATGGCGATGGCCAGAACGACCCAGGTGATATTGAGAAGTTGGTTGCACTGTACAATGAGAAGAGAAAAAACAATCCCTGCTGCCTGATCAACGGCTACCGTTCCCAAAGAAAGGACTCTGGTTGGCGCTGTTTTTCTTCTCTCTTTGCCAATGCAATCCGTCGATTGCTGCTACGGGATGCAACACCGGACAGCGGTTGCGGCATTAAGGCATACGCAAAGGAAACCTTTCTTGATCTGCCTCCCTTTAATCATATGCATCGTTTTCTTCCGGCCCTGGTCCGGCAGCAAGGAGGCAACGTTGTTTCCGTTGAAGTCAAACATCGTCCCAGGAAATCGGGAAAATCCCATTACGGCACCCTGGACAGGCTCTTCGCTGGTGTTATTGACCTCCTTGGGGTGTTATGGCTGAGCAAAAGAGCATTCCCTTCAGGACTTATTGAGGAGGAACATCATGAATAG
- a CDS encoding glycosyltransferase produces MSKCIQFSVVIPVHNEEKNISPLLLEIQRAMGKSDDFEVIIADDHSSDRSYDILQEHTKRFSWLKIVRLKHQSGQSAALRH; encoded by the coding sequence ATGAGTAAATGCATTCAATTTTCTGTGGTTATTCCAGTGCATAATGAAGAGAAAAATATTTCCCCATTGCTTCTTGAAATACAGCGGGCAATGGGCAAATCAGACGATTTTGAGGTGATTATTGCTGATGATCACTCCTCAGACCGAAGCTACGATATCTTACAGGAGCATACAAAGCGATTCTCCTGGTTAAAAATCGTTCGCCTTAAGCACCAAAGCGGCCAGAGTGCAGCCTTGCGGCATTAA
- a CDS encoding TIGR00266 family protein encodes MKTKFAGQPVFTYGHVDLEPGESIIAESDAMASMDADLDMKAGLNGNIFSALCKKFLGGESLFVNTFTNNTNGVKRVTLTQATPGDIRTLELNGESYCLQPGAYICSTPGIKLGVKWAGFASLIAREGLFKLQVSGTGTVWFGAYGGLLERQIDGEYIVDTSHLVGYEPQMQLKIQMAGGIFSSLFSGEGLVTRVTGTGKIVIQTRSISGLASWLNRSF; translated from the coding sequence ATGAAAACAAAATTTGCAGGACAACCGGTCTTTACCTACGGGCATGTGGATCTTGAGCCGGGCGAGAGCATTATTGCGGAATCCGACGCTATGGCTAGCATGGATGCGGACCTGGACATGAAAGCCGGGCTGAACGGGAACATCTTTTCCGCCCTGTGCAAGAAATTTCTTGGCGGAGAAAGCCTATTCGTCAATACCTTTACCAATAACACCAACGGCGTTAAGCGGGTAACCTTAACCCAGGCCACCCCTGGAGACATCCGAACCCTGGAACTGAACGGTGAGAGCTACTGCCTCCAACCCGGAGCCTATATCTGCTCTACACCAGGAATCAAACTGGGAGTCAAATGGGCCGGATTCGCGTCCTTGATTGCCCGCGAAGGACTGTTCAAACTCCAGGTTTCCGGGACCGGCACGGTCTGGTTCGGGGCCTATGGTGGCCTGCTGGAACGGCAAATCGACGGAGAATACATCGTGGATACCAGTCATTTGGTGGGCTATGAACCGCAGATGCAACTAAAGATTCAGATGGCCGGTGGCATCTTCTCCAGCCTCTTCAGTGGTGAAGGGTTGGTGACCCGTGTGACTGGCACCGGCAAAATAGTCATCCAGACCCGCAGCATCTCAGGGCTGGCCAGCTGGCTGAACCGAAGCTTTTAA
- a CDS encoding TIGR00266 family protein, producing MDIKIHYRPGCSAALVTLQPGEVLTAEGGAMITMSGNVDITTTTHKKESGGIVKALKRMVSGESFFLNHFTAGEKKGKVFLGTALPGDMMAYELDNERLIVQSGSYVASSEGVEIDLGWQGFKSMFSGEGMFWLNISGKGKVLINSFGAIYPVKVKGEYIVDTGHIVAFNETLDFTLTKAGKSWASSFLGGEGLVCKFKGNGTVWCQSHNPSSFGHALGPSLKPR from the coding sequence GTGGATATTAAAATACATTACAGGCCCGGATGTTCAGCTGCCCTTGTCACCCTGCAGCCAGGAGAGGTTCTGACCGCAGAGGGCGGCGCCATGATCACCATGAGCGGAAATGTGGATATCACAACAACCACCCATAAAAAAGAGAGCGGTGGCATTGTCAAGGCACTCAAGCGCATGGTCTCTGGGGAGAGCTTTTTTCTCAACCATTTTACGGCTGGAGAAAAAAAAGGCAAAGTCTTTCTCGGCACAGCCCTACCCGGTGACATGATGGCCTATGAATTGGATAACGAACGCCTGATTGTACAGAGCGGTTCCTATGTCGCGTCTTCTGAAGGTGTGGAGATTGATCTCGGCTGGCAAGGGTTCAAATCGATGTTCTCCGGCGAAGGTATGTTCTGGCTCAATATCAGCGGCAAAGGCAAGGTGCTGATCAACTCCTTTGGTGCGATCTACCCGGTCAAGGTCAAGGGCGAATACATTGTCGATACCGGCCATATCGTGGCCTTTAACGAAACCCTGGACTTCACCCTGACCAAGGCCGGAAAAAGCTGGGCATCCTCCTTCCTTGGCGGAGAAGGCCTGGTCTGCAAGTTCAAGGGGAACGGCACGGTCTGGTGCCAGTCCCATAATCCAAGCTCGTTCGGCCATGCTCTTGGCCCCTCCCTCAAACCCCGTTAA
- a CDS encoding lipid-A-disaccharide synthase N-terminal domain-containing protein — protein MNSETFWITIGLIGQFCFTCRFLIQWLESERQKKSIIPQAFWYFSVLGGAILLSYAVYRKDPVFILGQSTGLIIYFRNLHFLRKEATQKIVCTETP, from the coding sequence ATGAATAGCGAGACATTCTGGATCACTATCGGCCTTATCGGACAATTTTGCTTTACCTGCCGTTTTCTCATTCAGTGGTTGGAAAGTGAGCGGCAGAAAAAAAGCATTATTCCCCAGGCATTCTGGTATTTCAGTGTATTAGGTGGAGCAATCCTGCTTTCATACGCGGTCTATAGAAAGGACCCTGTTTTCATTCTCGGTCAATCCACCGGTCTGATTATCTACTTTCGTAACCTCCACTTCCTCCGTAAAGAAGCGACACAAAAAATAGTATGCACCGAAACGCCGTAA
- a CDS encoding IS630 transposase-related protein, with amino-acid sequence MTYSIDFRRKVLETQEKENLSIEQVALRFHVSKSSVARWIKRLEPCKNRNKPAVKINMKRLAQDVERYPDAFQYERAKRFGCSQRGIGQALKRLRKSRKKNVLVSERK; translated from the coding sequence ATGACATACTCAATAGATTTTCGCCGAAAAGTGTTAGAGACCCAAGAGAAGGAAAATTTGAGCATTGAACAAGTCGCTCTTCGTTTTCATGTCAGCAAATCCAGTGTTGCCCGCTGGATAAAACGACTTGAACCTTGCAAAAACCGCAATAAGCCTGCCGTCAAGATAAATATGAAGCGCCTTGCTCAGGATGTGGAGCGCTATCCTGATGCGTTTCAGTATGAGCGGGCAAAGCGTTTCGGGTGTAGCCAGCGGGGGATTGGTCAGGCCTTGAAGCGTTTAAGGAAAAGTCGGAAGAAAAACGTTTTGGTATCGGAGAGAAAGTAG
- a CDS encoding response regulator transcription factor: MRILIVEDEPELARQLGEILTRQKYTVDITPDGEAALDRVYVEPYDLILLDIMLPKKDGFAVLQELRAAKKKTPVLMLTAKADIEDRIRGLDLGADDYLPKPFAMEELLARMRALLRRSNALASPILEISGIALNTVSREVSCNTVPVELTPKEFSILEFLLYNKNRAVSRYTMAEHIWGDEFDPVTMSNSIDVHMKNLRKKLGDSKGEIIHTVRGIGYMIRTAG, translated from the coding sequence GTGCGCATTCTTATTGTTGAGGACGAACCAGAGCTTGCCCGGCAGCTCGGTGAGATATTAACAAGGCAAAAATACACTGTTGATATTACTCCAGATGGAGAAGCTGCCTTGGACCGAGTATATGTGGAGCCCTACGACCTTATTCTGCTTGATATTATGTTGCCGAAAAAGGATGGCTTCGCTGTGTTGCAGGAATTGCGCGCTGCAAAGAAAAAGACGCCGGTGCTGATGTTAACAGCTAAGGCTGATATTGAAGACCGAATCAGGGGGCTGGACCTGGGAGCGGATGATTATCTGCCCAAACCCTTTGCTATGGAAGAGCTCCTGGCCAGAATGCGGGCTCTCCTGCGTCGTAGCAACGCGTTGGCATCACCGATCCTGGAAATAAGTGGAATCGCCCTGAACACTGTCAGTAGGGAAGTCTCCTGTAATACGGTTCCAGTGGAACTGACGCCCAAGGAATTCTCTATCCTGGAGTTTTTACTTTATAATAAAAATCGGGCTGTGTCACGATACACAATGGCCGAGCATATTTGGGGAGACGAGTTTGACCCGGTGACCATGTCAAACAGCATTGATGTTCACATGAAAAATCTGCGCAAAAAACTTGGAGACAGCAAAGGAGAGATCATTCATACTGTCAGAGGGATAGGCTATATGATACGGACCGCTGGATGA
- a CDS encoding HAMP domain-containing sensor histidine kinase: protein MKIRKKITLWITGAGMMAGLLFSLAVSYELFEQPFELLDSELDMQAHTMLAGLISKDSTLLLQGNSPVLTPLGRLYWLKIFDQHNTLVYASAMTKFTEIPLKKEKDRYNVSSSLPEGVAALDRDDSDRVTFRVRVFPLELYGKTYLVQIARPMEHLQEEIVEMIISIIIGLFVFMVALVVFGHYAAGKILRPIRMINALATDISDKNLDQRIPLGKNKDELHILSSSLNSMLDRLQFSFKQQKEFIANASHELKTPIAMQRLFFDEALQRSDLPDDFRTNLSNHSSILLRMDQLVKKLLNLSALELKQTVQLKPVNLSSLAADVLIEFEEILRKADISLTANIEEGIVLHADQEKVRRMLINLLDNALKYNRQKNGEIRFSLATAKQELAIEVYNTGQGIPANALKDVFKQFYRVEKSRSRMLGGSGLGLTIVQRIVELHHGRIAITSEYGSWTRVRIELPYPGASL from the coding sequence ATGAAAATTAGAAAAAAGATAACCCTCTGGATAACCGGAGCTGGCATGATGGCTGGCCTACTTTTTTCCTTAGCGGTTTCCTACGAGCTTTTTGAGCAGCCTTTTGAGCTCCTGGACAGTGAGTTGGATATGCAGGCCCATACCATGCTTGCCGGGCTCATTTCCAAAGACAGCACGTTGTTGCTTCAGGGAAATTCACCTGTTTTAACCCCGTTGGGGCGGTTGTACTGGCTCAAGATTTTTGACCAACACAATACCTTGGTCTATGCCTCTGCGATGACAAAGTTTACCGAGATTCCTCTCAAAAAGGAAAAAGACAGGTATAATGTTAGCTCCTCCCTTCCTGAGGGAGTGGCAGCCCTTGATCGAGACGACAGTGACCGGGTGACTTTTCGGGTTCGCGTTTTCCCTTTGGAATTATATGGAAAGACCTATCTTGTCCAGATTGCCCGCCCTATGGAACATCTTCAGGAAGAGATCGTGGAGATGATTATATCTATCATCATCGGCCTGTTTGTTTTTATGGTGGCCCTTGTCGTGTTCGGGCATTATGCCGCTGGTAAAATTCTCCGCCCCATCAGAATGATCAACGCTCTTGCTACTGATATTAGCGATAAAAATTTAGACCAAAGAATCCCACTCGGAAAAAATAAGGATGAATTGCACATCCTCTCTTCCTCGCTTAATAGCATGCTGGATCGCCTGCAATTCTCTTTTAAACAGCAGAAGGAGTTTATCGCCAATGCGTCCCATGAATTAAAAACCCCCATAGCCATGCAACGGCTTTTTTTTGATGAGGCATTACAGCGAAGTGATTTGCCCGACGATTTCAGGACAAATTTATCTAACCATTCCTCCATCCTGCTGCGGATGGATCAGTTGGTAAAGAAATTACTTAACTTATCCGCTCTTGAGCTGAAACAGACCGTGCAACTGAAACCTGTCAATCTCTCTTCTCTTGCTGCTGATGTGTTAATAGAGTTTGAAGAAATTTTGCGGAAGGCAGATATTTCCCTGACAGCAAACATTGAGGAGGGAATTGTTCTCCATGCGGATCAGGAGAAAGTGAGGAGAATGCTCATTAATCTGCTTGATAATGCCTTGAAATACAATAGGCAGAAAAATGGGGAAATTCGCTTTTCCTTGGCCACAGCAAAACAAGAGCTTGCAATCGAGGTGTATAACACTGGTCAAGGTATCCCGGCAAATGCCCTGAAAGATGTTTTCAAGCAGTTTTATCGGGTAGAAAAATCACGTTCCAGAATGCTCGGTGGCTCTGGCCTCGGCCTGACCATCGTGCAACGGATTGTTGAGTTACATCATGGTCGCATCGCCATCACCAGTGAATACGGCAGCTGGACTCGCGTACGAATTGAGCTGCCGTATCCAGGAGCTTCTCTCTAG
- a CDS encoding TIGR00266 family protein produces METKRTDFPFKLECQRDFAFLTVTIPGGKTLKVEASAMATMDTHISMKTKFKGGFSRFLTGESLFINEFTAEHSDGEMSIAPAAPGDMAHVYLDKETIFLQNSAFVASSMNIEIESKWQGLVKGFFSGESMFLIKCSGIGDLWFNSYGGIIAHDVKGEFVVDTGHIVAFTEGLEYTVSKVGGYKSLFFSGEGLVCRFNGQGRVWIQTRQLPAFLNWVWPFRPVKKNN; encoded by the coding sequence ATGGAGACAAAACGAACAGATTTTCCGTTCAAACTCGAATGCCAGCGCGACTTTGCCTTCCTGACCGTCACCATTCCCGGCGGAAAGACCCTAAAGGTGGAGGCCTCGGCTATGGCAACTATGGATACGCATATTTCCATGAAAACCAAATTCAAAGGGGGATTCAGCCGTTTTCTCACTGGCGAGTCCTTGTTTATCAATGAGTTCACGGCAGAGCATTCGGACGGTGAAATGTCCATTGCTCCGGCAGCACCAGGCGACATGGCCCATGTCTATCTGGACAAGGAGACTATCTTTCTTCAGAATTCCGCTTTCGTGGCCTCTTCTATGAACATTGAGATTGAGAGCAAATGGCAGGGGCTGGTTAAGGGCTTCTTTTCCGGCGAAAGTATGTTCCTGATCAAATGCTCCGGTATCGGTGACCTCTGGTTCAACAGCTACGGCGGTATTATTGCCCATGATGTGAAAGGAGAGTTTGTGGTGGACACCGGCCATATTGTCGCCTTTACCGAAGGGCTTGAATACACGGTCTCCAAAGTGGGCGGCTATAAATCGCTGTTCTTCTCCGGTGAAGGGTTGGTCTGCCGGTTCAACGGCCAGGGAAGGGTCTGGATTCAAACCCGGCAGCTCCCGGCATTCCTCAATTGGGTTTGGCCCTTCCGGCCGGTGAAAAAAAATAATTAG
- a CDS encoding M48 family metallopeptidase, with the protein MNYQAHALHSSFERGRKSGFIVIDTEALTFRTGATETSVTLPLQGLEISLGGAGNRLIYFRHPDHPDWTLYSDDQKILENPFLVKTAACTEATRALKKKRLFSITSVVAFLFCIAMCAIGAYFGLHLIARVAANSVPPQYEAKIGKKLFALVTADKHFLELPKELTAITDPLTQAVTDKDFSFDFYLIDDSSINAFALPGGRVVIHSGLLLNATSAEEVAGVLAHEISHVTLRHHIRGLVNRTGTVLLVQAIFGDASALLATLSELGGDLSSLKNSRAFELEADHSGWELLKRAKINPHGMISFFQTLKKEQNVLQKTIEENLSFLSTHPETEERIQVLNALWQKEGKTLQGHTLQIDYNQVKQEVEAAVRKAHRPEQDSGSNGGPNP; encoded by the coding sequence ATGAATTACCAAGCACACGCACTGCACAGCAGCTTTGAGCGGGGCCGGAAAAGCGGCTTCATTGTCATTGATACCGAGGCGCTTACCTTCCGTACCGGGGCAACGGAAACCTCTGTCACCCTTCCCTTGCAAGGTCTGGAGATCAGTCTGGGCGGTGCAGGCAACCGTTTGATCTATTTCCGGCATCCCGACCATCCTGATTGGACCCTGTACTCGGATGATCAAAAGATTCTGGAAAATCCCTTTCTGGTTAAGACAGCAGCCTGCACCGAAGCAACCAGAGCGCTTAAAAAGAAAAGACTATTCAGCATAACCTCGGTGGTGGCTTTCCTTTTCTGCATCGCGATGTGCGCGATTGGAGCATATTTCGGTCTGCACCTCATAGCCAGGGTCGCCGCAAACAGCGTTCCGCCCCAGTATGAAGCCAAGATCGGTAAAAAATTATTCGCACTCGTTACTGCGGATAAACATTTTTTGGAGCTCCCCAAAGAGCTTACCGCAATTACCGACCCACTCACCCAAGCGGTTACTGACAAAGATTTCAGCTTTGATTTTTATCTGATTGACGATTCCTCCATCAATGCCTTTGCCCTGCCCGGTGGCCGGGTGGTAATCCATTCGGGCCTGCTGCTCAATGCGACCTCGGCAGAGGAAGTGGCAGGCGTGCTGGCCCACGAAATCAGCCATGTAACCCTACGCCATCATATCCGGGGACTGGTCAATCGGACAGGAACCGTCCTGCTCGTCCAGGCAATTTTCGGTGATGCCTCGGCCCTGCTCGCCACTCTGAGCGAACTGGGCGGCGATCTCTCTAGCTTGAAAAACAGCCGTGCCTTTGAACTGGAAGCGGACCATAGCGGCTGGGAGCTCCTGAAACGGGCCAAAATCAATCCGCACGGCATGATCAGTTTTTTCCAGACCCTCAAAAAAGAGCAGAATGTCCTACAAAAGACCATTGAGGAAAACCTCAGTTTCTTGAGCACCCACCCGGAAACGGAGGAGCGGATTCAGGTCTTGAACGCGCTCTGGCAGAAGGAAGGAAAAACACTGCAAGGACACACCTTGCAGATTGATTATAACCAGGTGAAACAGGAAGTAGAGGCAGCAGTCAGAAAGGCGCACCGCCCGGAGCAGGACAGCGGGAGCAACGGTGGCCCGAATCCATAA
- a CDS encoding helix-turn-helix transcriptional regulator yields the protein MTQNILCSSSLPAEITECISILGKRIQLARKRRGLTMQEMASRMFITRKTLARLEKGEPGVSLAVLTSALWVLGLENDLKKLADPEQDTVGIFHERKRLPERVRPAQSDLKDELDF from the coding sequence ATGACACAAAATATCCTTTGCAGCAGTTCTCTCCCTGCGGAAATCACAGAATGCATCTCCATCCTAGGCAAGCGTATCCAACTTGCCAGGAAAAGGCGGGGCCTGACCATGCAGGAGATGGCCTCGCGCATGTTCATCACCAGAAAGACACTGGCGCGACTTGAGAAAGGGGAACCGGGTGTATCGCTGGCGGTTCTGACTTCCGCTCTATGGGTTCTGGGACTTGAGAATGATTTGAAAAAACTGGCTGATCCAGAACAGGATACGGTCGGAATTTTTCACGAACGAAAAAGACTCCCTGAACGGGTTCGGCCTGCTCAATCGGATCTAAAGGATGAACTGGATTTTTAG
- a CDS encoding HipA domain-containing protein has protein sequence MTTRKLTVFIYLPEKTSAVPCGIFTHDSSLSLGSFAYGRRYLERDNCLPADPTALPLEIPPREVVINGGLYGSFRDASPDWWGRMVIAAESGTAPEAFSEIDFLQAADATRVGNLDFRLTPDDPEPELKPPSFNRLTDILSASEQLEAGSPTATHLLQLLRQGTSMGGARPKCTVEWRDALWIAKFPAKGDSLDIPRLEYAAMTLAGKCGINVPEMHLVRIGDKNVFLIRRFDREKAENGWYRKGFQSGLSLMQWDERDRPSWSYSAIAGRLRRFMNSDYIHEFYRRMVFNILVRNTDDHPRNHGILIHGKEIMLSPAYDIVPSLIPVGTGTDFRLAMSVGDQGREADLDNALSQAPLFGLAQERASAMIDELVKNVGSWQSHFEKCGVPGNEIDILRPSFRKTERTRRKKQC, from the coding sequence GTGACGACAAGAAAGCTGACGGTTTTTATTTATCTGCCGGAAAAGACAAGTGCTGTTCCCTGCGGCATCTTCACTCATGACAGCTCTCTTTCTCTGGGCAGCTTCGCTTATGGTCGGCGTTATCTTGAACGGGATAATTGTCTTCCCGCAGATCCGACAGCATTACCGCTTGAAATCCCGCCGAGAGAAGTTGTTATTAACGGCGGGTTATACGGATCCTTCAGGGATGCTTCGCCCGACTGGTGGGGAAGAATGGTTATTGCTGCCGAGTCGGGAACGGCTCCAGAGGCGTTTTCTGAAATTGATTTTTTACAGGCTGCCGATGCAACCAGAGTGGGCAATCTGGATTTTCGTCTGACCCCGGACGATCCTGAGCCAGAACTGAAACCACCGAGTTTCAATCGGCTTACTGATATTCTTTCTGCATCCGAACAGCTTGAAGCCGGGTCACCGACTGCTACGCATCTGCTCCAGCTGCTCCGCCAGGGAACCAGCATGGGCGGAGCCAGACCTAAATGCACTGTGGAATGGCGGGATGCCTTATGGATCGCCAAGTTTCCCGCAAAGGGAGACAGTCTTGATATCCCGCGTCTGGAATATGCCGCAATGACCCTTGCCGGAAAATGCGGCATCAATGTCCCGGAAATGCATCTGGTCAGAATCGGGGATAAAAATGTTTTCCTCATCAGGCGATTCGACAGAGAAAAGGCGGAAAACGGCTGGTACCGAAAGGGGTTTCAAAGCGGGCTGTCACTTATGCAATGGGACGAACGTGATCGTCCGAGCTGGTCATATTCAGCTATTGCCGGTCGCCTGCGACGTTTTATGAATTCTGATTATATTCATGAATTTTACCGTCGTATGGTGTTCAATATTCTGGTGCGCAACACCGACGATCATCCGAGGAATCACGGCATACTGATTCATGGGAAGGAGATTATGCTTTCACCGGCATATGATATTGTTCCGTCATTAATTCCCGTGGGAACAGGGACTGACTTCAGACTGGCTATGTCTGTGGGAGATCAGGGACGCGAGGCTGATCTTGATAATGCCCTGAGCCAAGCCCCACTGTTCGGTCTTGCACAGGAGCGGGCATCTGCGATGATTGACGAACTCGTAAAAAATGTCGGTAGCTGGCAGAGTCATTTTGAAAAATGCGGGGTGCCGGGAAACGAGATTGATATATTGCGCCCTTCATTCAGAAAAACGGAAAGGACGAGAAGAAAAAAGCAATGTTAA
- the cobU gene encoding bifunctional adenosylcobinamide kinase/adenosylcobinamide-phosphate guanylyltransferase, which translates to MLTLITGGSRSGKSAFAQQQAEQIDSPRLFIATCPRIDPEMDERILRHQQDREGLDWQTAEVPLRLAEELERTPAGTTVLIDCLTLWINNLMYEAEQQEREISEDQISALAEELTRAARKHQGQVFLVTNEVGLGIVPDNPMVRRYRDLVGRCNQVIAAFADQVFLVSCGIPMQLK; encoded by the coding sequence ATGTTAACCCTCATCACCGGCGGCAGCCGTTCCGGCAAATCCGCCTTTGCCCAGCAGCAGGCTGAACAGATTGACTCCCCTCGCCTCTTCATTGCCACCTGTCCCCGCATCGACCCGGAAATGGACGAACGCATCCTCCGGCATCAGCAGGACCGGGAAGGGCTAGATTGGCAGACCGCCGAGGTACCGCTTCGTCTTGCTGAAGAACTGGAACGTACTCCAGCCGGGACCACGGTCCTTATTGACTGCCTCACCCTCTGGATCAATAACCTGATGTACGAGGCGGAACAGCAGGAGCGCGAAATCAGCGAAGATCAAATCTCCGCCTTGGCCGAAGAATTGACCCGCGCCGCCCGCAAGCACCAAGGGCAAGTTTTCCTGGTCACCAATGAAGTTGGCCTGGGCATTGTCCCGGATAATCCAATGGTCCGACGCTACCGTGATCTGGTCGGACGCTGCAATCAAGTAATTGCTGCTTTTGCTGATCAGGTTTTTCTGGTAAGTTGCGGAATCCCTATGCAGTTAAAGTAA